The genomic DNA CGCGCGCGGTCGCTGACGCGCTGCGCCGTCATCAGCCCAGGCACATCGTGCTCGACACGGTGATGATCTCGAAGAGCAATCACGCGCTATTGCTGCCCGATGCGGTCGCGGTGGTGCGCGACGAACTGCTGCCGCTCGCCGACCTGCTGACGCCGAATCTGCCGGAAGCGGCGGCGTTGCTCGGCACGCAGCCCGCCAGCGATGAAGCCGGTATGGTCGAGCAAGGCGAAGCGCTGCTTGCGCTCGGCGCGCGCGCGGTGCTGATGAAAGGCGGTCATCTGAGCGCGACCGATAGCCCCGACTGGCTCGTGCAGGAGAGCGGCACGCTGCGTCTCGGCGGTCCGCGGGTCCCGGTGAAGAACACGCACGGAACGGGCTGCACACTGTCGTCGGCGATTGCGGCGCTGATTCCACAACGGGACGATCTGGCTGGCGCCGTGGCCGATGCGAAGGTTTATCTGACCGGCGCGTTGCAGGCGAGCGAGCGGCTCGATGTCGGCCACGGCGTGGGGCCCGTGCATCACTTTCATCGGTGGTGGTGAGCGGCGCCTCTGTTCGGATCGTCGCCGCTTCCACTCGACGTTATTGCTTCGCGTAACGCTGCGCGTGCCCGGGCCAGTCGTCTGGCACGATAAAGCCGCGCGAGCGTTCAAGCAGACGGCCCGAGTCGTCGTCGATGAATGCGGCGACCATCGTCGGGCCGTGTTGAAGTGATGTCTGCGCGGCGAGCGTGTTTGCGTCTATGTAGCACGCACCGTCCGCGCCCGCTTGCGTCTGATATCGCGGCGCGAGCCATTCGAGCCGCGGCAACGCCCGCCACCGGTTCGCATGCGCGGCCGCGAAAGCCGGCCAGTCGCGACGCGTGATCCACCAGCCGCGACCATGCGCGGGATCGAGTTCGGCGGGATCGATGGGCGTGTCGCCATGCCGGTAAAACAGCCAGCCTTTGACGAACATCTGCGGCGTCCAGGCGCCCGCATAGCCCGTCGACGCAAATTCCTCGTGTGCGCTCAATGGCAACTGATGATGAAGCAGATGCGCGAGCTTCAGATCGAAGCGGTCCTTCAGATTGGGGCCGACGTAATCGGCGAGACGCGCCGCCTGTACTCCACTCGTATCGCCCGCATGCAGATAGCACTTGACCGCGAGTTCCCAATGCAGTCGCGCACCCTCGCGCGTGCGCACGAGAAAATCACATTCACCGAGCGTGAGGCCGGCGTGTCGCAATGGCACGCCGGCTGCGATCAATTGCATCGCCGGTCCATGCTGCAGGAAAAAACCAAGCAGGCGTTCGGCGTATCGGCCTAGACGGGTGATGCGCTTTGCCGCGAGATCGCGATGCAGCGGCTCCGGGGCGGCGTCGAGCGCACGCAGCCAGTCGATCGCGGCCTGCAAGTGCTGCGGTGTGTCGAAGGGATCGGCGAGCGCGCCTGTCGGAGGCTGGGGGCGCAGCAGATCGGGACTCAGCAACAGCCACGCGAGATCGCGGACGGCGGGATCGCGCAGCGCATCAACCGACACATCGCCGCGCATACCTAGCAACGCATCGAAAAACGCCGCGCGGCTGACAGACGCTGCGGGCATGCGCGCCGCCGGTCCCTCGGACATCGTCACTTTGATTCGTTCAACGGCACCCCGCCGTTCGCGAGCCACGTCTCGCGCGCGAGGCATAGGTCCGCCCACGCCTTGGCCTTGTCGGGCAGGCTGCGCAGCAGATAGGCCGGGTGATAGGTGACGATCACCGGCACGCCCTCGTACGTATGCACGCGGCCGCGCAGCGACGCAATGCTCGCCTCGGTCTTCAGCAGGCTCTGCGCGGCGAAACGGCCGAGCGCGACGATCAGCTTCGGCTTCACCAGCGACACCTGACGCTGCAGATACGGCTCGCAACGCGCGACTTCGTCCGGCTGCGGATTGCGGTTGCCGGGCGGGCGGCACTTGATCACGTTCGCGATATACACGTTGGTGCCGCGCGCAAGCGCAAGCGAACGCAGCATGTTGTCGAGAAGCTTGCCGGACTGGCCGACGAACGGCTCGCCCTGACGGTCCTCGTCCTCTCCGGGAGCTTCGCCGATCAGCATCCAGTCGGCCTCGCGATCACCGACGCCGAACACTGTGTTCGTGCGCTTCTCGCACAGCCGGCACGCTTCGCATCCGGCGACGCGCTCGGCGAGCGCGTCCCAGTCGAGCGTGTGGATGGCGGGCAGCGCAGGCGCGTCGCGGCGCGCTTCGACGGGTTCGGGAGCCGGCGCGCCTCTATCGTCGAACCATGCGAAGTCGTCGTCAGGCGGGGCGTCGAAAGTCGGCGGCGCTGAAAAGTCGGGTTGCGGTTGCGGCTGTGATGCTTCGGGCCGCGCCACGGGTTTGTCGTAACGCGGCGCAGATTCGCGCGGCGCCTGCGGTGGCGGTATGTCGGCAGGTGCACGCATCAGTTCGTGCGAGGGTTGCGGCGTTGGCTCCGCGTGACGTTCGTCGTTGGCGTCATCCCGCATGGATTGCAACGGCTCGCCCGCTTGCGTCGCCGTTGCGCGACGCACCCACAACGGCGCGAGTCCGAATTCTTCGAGCACCGATTCATGCAGCGCCATCTGCGCCCTCCGTGGCAAACGACAGACGCATCACGATCGCGTCCTCCCGGCCGCGATGCCGCGCCGGATAATAATTTTTGCGCCGGCCGATCGACGCGAAGCCGAAGCGCTCGTACAACCGGATCGCCCGGTGATTCGACGGCCGCACTTCGAGCAGCAGCCCCTCGAGCTTTTCCGCGTGCGTGATGCGCACCGCCTCGCGCAGCAGTGCAAGGCCGGCGCCGCCGCCTTGCGCTTGCGGCGTGACGCACAGATTGAGCAGATGCATTTCATCGACGACCGGCATCAGCACGCAGTAGCCGATCAGCGTCCCCGTCACGTGCCGCAGGCAGACGCCGAAATAGCCGTTGCGCAGCGAGTCGCCGAAATTGCCGCGGCTCCACGGAAACTCATACGCGAGCTTCTCGATCGCGGCGACTTCGTCCAGGTCGCTTTCGGTCATCGGCGACATATAGCGTTCCGTGAGCAGCACACCGCTCATGGACGCGCCTCGTCGTGGGAATGTTGACCCGACGCGCCGTCGGGCGCGCGCTGAGCGGACTGCTCCGCGGCTTGCGCTGCCTGGGCCGCTTTGGCCGATCTCGCCGCCTTGTCGGCCATGCGCTCGGCGGTCGTCTGCGCGACCTTGTCGCGCACGTACTCAGGCGCAGCCTGGTCGGCGGCCACCGTGCGGCCCGCATGAAACGCGCGCAGCGCCGCATACGCAAGCGGCAGCGCATGCGGCAGCGCTTCACCATCTACGCTCCGCGCGGCCGCAACCGCCGGCAAGCGCTCGCCGAACGCGGCGGCAGCGTTGCCGGCGAGGGTGAACGGCACGTCGGGCAGCACGAGCCGCCCAGGAGCATCGAGCGACGCCGCGTGCACGGTACGCCATTCGCGTTGCGCGTCATCCCACGCGTAGTCGGCCCAGTAGATTTCGTCCATGCGTGCGTCGAGCGCGGCGAGCACGCGCGTCGTCGACGGATCGCGCAGGCGGGCGCTCTCCGCGCACACGAGCAGCGTGCCGATCGGCACGACCGGCAGGTTCAGGCCGAACGCGAGGCCTTGGGCAACGCCAGTCGCCGTGCGCAGACCGGTGAAGGAACCCGGTCCGGCGCCGAACGCGATCGCGTCGCAGTCCGCCAGCGCGAGGCCAGCTTCGTCGAACAGTTCGCGGATCGCCGGCAGCAGGCGTGTACTGGACACCGCGCCGGTCTGTTCGTGACGGACCCAGGCGCGGGCTTCCGCGGTGGGCTGACCGGCGGCATCGACGGACGCGGACACGAGCGCCGCCGAACAGAATTCGGTCGATGTATCGAGGGCAAGGAGCACTGTTTGAGTCATGGACCGTATTGTAATCGGCGCGCTGCGCGTGAATGGTGGTTTGCGGGTGGATTGCGCCGATGCGCCGCCCGGCTTCGCGGCCATCACCACCGTTTGGAATAAGCCCTCGGTCCCACGACGTCAGGCAATTGTTATGATTTTCGGCCGATCTCATCTA from Paraburkholderia sp. HP33-1 includes the following:
- the thiD gene encoding bifunctional hydroxymethylpyrimidine kinase/phosphomethylpyrimidine kinase gives rise to the protein MTQPIPNVLTIAGSDSGGGAGIQADLKAFSALGAYGASVITALTAQNTRGVTAIHAPDPSFITAQLDAVFDDIRIDAVKIGMLANAPIARAVADALRRHQPRHIVLDTVMISKSNHALLLPDAVAVVRDELLPLADLLTPNLPEAAALLGTQPASDEAGMVEQGEALLALGARAVLMKGGHLSATDSPDWLVQESGTLRLGGPRVPVKNTHGTGCTLSSAIAALIPQRDDLAGAVADAKVYLTGALQASERLDVGHGVGPVHHFHRWW
- a CDS encoding DUF1853 family protein, with the translated sequence MSEGPAARMPAASVSRAAFFDALLGMRGDVSVDALRDPAVRDLAWLLLSPDLLRPQPPTGALADPFDTPQHLQAAIDWLRALDAAPEPLHRDLAAKRITRLGRYAERLLGFFLQHGPAMQLIAAGVPLRHAGLTLGECDFLVRTREGARLHWELAVKCYLHAGDTSGVQAARLADYVGPNLKDRFDLKLAHLLHHQLPLSAHEEFASTGYAGAWTPQMFVKGWLFYRHGDTPIDPAELDPAHGRGWWITRRDWPAFAAAHANRWRALPRLEWLAPRYQTQAGADGACYIDANTLAAQTSLQHGPTMVAAFIDDDSGRLLERSRGFIVPDDWPGHAQRYAKQ
- a CDS encoding uracil-DNA glycosylase, whose translation is MALHESVLEEFGLAPLWVRRATATQAGEPLQSMRDDANDERHAEPTPQPSHELMRAPADIPPPQAPRESAPRYDKPVARPEASQPQPQPDFSAPPTFDAPPDDDFAWFDDRGAPAPEPVEARRDAPALPAIHTLDWDALAERVAGCEACRLCEKRTNTVFGVGDREADWMLIGEAPGEDEDRQGEPFVGQSGKLLDNMLRSLALARGTNVYIANVIKCRPPGNRNPQPDEVARCEPYLQRQVSLVKPKLIVALGRFAAQSLLKTEASIASLRGRVHTYEGVPVIVTYHPAYLLRSLPDKAKAWADLCLARETWLANGGVPLNESK
- the rimI gene encoding ribosomal protein S18-alanine N-acetyltransferase codes for the protein MSGVLLTERYMSPMTESDLDEVAAIEKLAYEFPWSRGNFGDSLRNGYFGVCLRHVTGTLIGYCVLMPVVDEMHLLNLCVTPQAQGGGAGLALLREAVRITHAEKLEGLLLEVRPSNHRAIRLYERFGFASIGRRKNYYPARHRGREDAIVMRLSFATEGADGAA
- the tsaB gene encoding tRNA (adenosine(37)-N6)-threonylcarbamoyltransferase complex dimerization subunit type 1 TsaB, encoding MTQTVLLALDTSTEFCSAALVSASVDAAGQPTAEARAWVRHEQTGAVSSTRLLPAIRELFDEAGLALADCDAIAFGAGPGSFTGLRTATGVAQGLAFGLNLPVVPIGTLLVCAESARLRDPSTTRVLAALDARMDEIYWADYAWDDAQREWRTVHAASLDAPGRLVLPDVPFTLAGNAAAAFGERLPAVAAARSVDGEALPHALPLAYAALRAFHAGRTVAADQAAPEYVRDKVAQTTAERMADKAARSAKAAQAAQAAEQSAQRAPDGASGQHSHDEARP